From one Conyzicola nivalis genomic stretch:
- a CDS encoding serine/threonine-protein kinase, which produces MPDTQPYSRLNDRYQILSLIGSGGMASVYRAHDEFLDREVAVKLFNAPLGEIAEVSSQEHELQVLARLNHHGLVTLIDAGIVANKNRARSRMYLVMELVTGSTLKTLIETEPLTGLEIAQIGFDIAEGLQYIHGNGVIHRDVKPANMLMVRYGGNAERRRAKLADFGIAVLMETHVSDSGETLGTAAYLSPEQAMRDTIQPASDVYSLGLSLLECFTRKNEFPGTQLESATGRLVRDPVIPATLSAPWADLLSAMTAREPADRPSSTEVVQALGELIGLERKAEAAPTVPAGVQPAAPAVAEVSSEAFSRISRIASRLLNAAIIIIVANENGEPNIVSHVGIDAHLIDPTALLVDPRDSPSPLLSGSSYIRRVTGAVLSGEDGRQLGTLWVLDERQHMASAYDEQNLADVAALAEREFEFSRTPAVAPAPGAPTLA; this is translated from the coding sequence GTGCCCGACACCCAGCCGTACTCGCGGCTCAACGACCGATACCAGATCCTCTCGCTCATCGGCAGCGGCGGCATGGCGTCGGTGTACCGCGCCCACGACGAGTTTCTCGACCGCGAGGTGGCGGTCAAGCTGTTCAACGCCCCGCTCGGCGAGATCGCCGAAGTGTCGAGCCAGGAGCACGAACTCCAGGTTCTCGCGCGGCTCAACCACCATGGACTGGTGACCCTCATCGACGCGGGAATCGTCGCCAACAAGAACCGCGCCAGGTCCCGCATGTACCTCGTGATGGAACTCGTCACCGGTTCCACGCTCAAGACCCTCATCGAGACCGAGCCCCTCACCGGTCTCGAGATCGCCCAGATCGGGTTCGACATCGCCGAGGGTCTGCAGTACATCCATGGCAACGGGGTCATCCACCGCGACGTGAAGCCGGCGAACATGCTGATGGTGCGTTACGGCGGCAACGCCGAGCGTCGACGCGCCAAACTCGCCGACTTCGGCATCGCCGTCCTGATGGAGACGCACGTCTCAGACTCGGGCGAGACACTCGGAACGGCCGCGTACCTGAGCCCGGAGCAGGCGATGCGCGACACGATCCAGCCCGCCTCCGACGTCTACTCGCTCGGGCTCAGCCTGCTCGAGTGCTTCACCCGTAAGAACGAATTCCCCGGCACCCAGCTCGAGAGCGCCACCGGCCGTCTCGTGCGCGACCCGGTCATCCCCGCGACGCTCTCGGCGCCGTGGGCCGACCTGCTGTCGGCCATGACGGCGCGCGAGCCCGCGGACCGCCCGTCGAGCACCGAGGTCGTGCAGGCGCTCGGTGAGCTCATCGGGCTGGAACGCAAGGCGGAGGCGGCTCCGACGGTGCCCGCGGGTGTGCAACCGGCCGCTCCGGCGGTGGCCGAAGTGTCATCCGAAGCCTTCTCGCGCATCTCGCGCATCGCCTCCCGACTCCTCAACGCCGCGATCATCATCATCGTCGCCAACGAGAACGGCGAGCCGAACATCGTCTCCCACGTGGGCATCGACGCGCACCTGATCGACCCGACCGCCCTGCTGGTCGACCCGCGCGACAGTCCGAGCCCCCTGCTCTCCGGCAGCTCCTACATCCGACGGGTCACGGGCGCGGTGCTCTCGGGCGAGGACGGACGTCAGCTCGGAACGCTCTGGGTTCTCGACGAGCGACAGCACATGGCCTCGGCGTACGACGAGCAGAATCTCGCGGATGTCGCGGCTCTCGCCGAGCGGGAATTCGAGTTCTCGCGCACTCCCGCCGTGGCGCCCGCGCCGGGCGCGCCGACGCTCGCATAA
- a CDS encoding DUF4190 domain-containing protein: protein MSDLPRVPEPAQYSTPVTPPPYGAYPTAPGTNVLAIISLVAAFLMPIAGVITGHIALGQIRRTGEQGEGLAKAGLILSYVFIGLGILAAIAYVIFFVVLFSASEYSNTGF, encoded by the coding sequence ATGAGCGATCTTCCCCGAGTCCCCGAGCCCGCCCAGTATTCGACTCCCGTCACGCCGCCGCCCTACGGCGCGTACCCGACCGCACCCGGCACCAACGTTTTGGCGATCATCTCGCTCGTCGCGGCGTTCCTGATGCCTATCGCCGGGGTGATCACCGGCCACATCGCGCTCGGGCAGATCCGCCGCACAGGTGAGCAGGGCGAGGGTCTGGCGAAGGCCGGTCTCATCCTGAGCTACGTGTTCATCGGCCTGGGCATCCTCGCCGCTATCGCCTACGTGATCTTCTTCGTCGTGCTGTTCTCGGCGAGCGAGTACTCGAACACCGGCTTCTAG
- a CDS encoding cation transporter, translating into MTAPVARDPGSPSRPGTARTSVLRRRIRIIVGITITYNVVEAVVALTAGTMASSAALIGFGLDSIVEVLSAAAVAWQFAAPDPEKREKVALRVIAVSFFGLAAYVVFDAGLSLFGVREADHSPVGIVLAAVSLAVMPLLSWFERRTGTELGSASAIADSKQTLICAYLSAALLVGLLLNALLGWAWADSAAALVIAVFALREGREAWRGEGCAEPLSALTGERAPHEHHH; encoded by the coding sequence GTGACCGCCCCGGTCGCGCGCGACCCGGGCTCTCCCAGCCGGCCCGGCACCGCGCGCACCAGCGTCCTCCGACGCCGCATCCGCATCATCGTCGGCATCACGATCACGTACAACGTCGTCGAAGCCGTCGTGGCGCTCACCGCCGGCACGATGGCCTCGTCGGCCGCCCTGATCGGGTTCGGGCTCGACTCGATCGTCGAAGTGCTCTCGGCCGCGGCCGTCGCCTGGCAGTTTGCCGCGCCCGATCCCGAAAAACGGGAAAAGGTCGCGCTACGGGTGATCGCCGTGTCGTTCTTCGGTCTCGCCGCCTATGTCGTTTTCGATGCGGGCCTGTCGCTTTTCGGCGTGCGCGAGGCCGACCACAGCCCCGTCGGCATCGTGCTCGCCGCCGTGAGTCTGGCCGTCATGCCCCTGCTCAGCTGGTTCGAACGTCGCACGGGAACGGAGCTCGGGTCGGCCTCCGCGATCGCCGACTCGAAACAGACCCTGATCTGTGCGTATCTCTCCGCCGCCCTGCTCGTCGGCCTCTTGCTCAACGCGCTGCTCGGCTGGGCGTGGGCCGACTCCGCGGCTGCGCTCGTCATCGCGGTCTTCGCGCTCCGCGAGGGTCGCGAGGCGTGGAGGGGCGAGGGGTGCGCCGAGCCGCTCTCCGCTCTCACCGGAGAGCGCGCACCGCACGAGCACCATCACTGA
- a CDS encoding pyridoxamine 5'-phosphate oxidase family protein yields the protein MTTELSDAGLEFVSDRHLAMLSTMARDGAIHQIAVGFTLHDGVVRIITSDGTQKVRNIERDGRATVGQVDGRRWISFVGSAVIERDRADITLAENLYAARYRQPQPNPKRVVIRIDVDRVLASVGLRA from the coding sequence GTGACCACCGAACTTTCCGACGCCGGGCTCGAATTCGTCTCCGACCGCCACCTCGCCATGCTCTCGACCATGGCGCGCGACGGCGCCATCCATCAGATCGCCGTCGGCTTCACGCTGCACGACGGGGTCGTGCGCATCATCACGAGCGACGGCACACAGAAGGTGCGCAACATCGAGCGCGACGGGCGCGCCACGGTCGGGCAGGTCGACGGACGCCGCTGGATCAGCTTCGTCGGCAGCGCCGTCATCGAACGCGACCGCGCCGACATCACCCTCGCCGAGAACCTGTACGCCGCCCGCTACCGCCAGCCGCAGCCCAATCCGAAGCGGGTCGTGATCCGCATCGACGTCGACCGCGTGCTGGCCTCGGTCGGACTGCGCGCCTAG
- a CDS encoding putative protein N(5)-glutamine methyltransferase — protein MSDPAELVARLRAAGCVFAEDEARMLVDAADSEVELERMVASRVEGLPLERVLGWVEFAGLRLAVDPGVFVPRRRTELLVRCATELGLAGRTVVDLCCGTGAVGAALLAAEPTVAVFATDIDPAAVRNARRNLPPESVFEGDLFAPLPGRLRGRVDLVVANAPYVPTDAIAMMPREARLFEALVALDGGIDGLDLHRRITAEAAEWLAPGGRLIIESSERQAASTVRVARAAGLSARVRRSDELDGTAVVCTLGRRDTTRGA, from the coding sequence ATGTCCGACCCCGCAGAGCTTGTGGCGCGCTTGCGTGCGGCGGGTTGCGTATTCGCCGAGGACGAAGCCCGGATGCTCGTGGACGCCGCCGACTCGGAGGTGGAGCTCGAGCGCATGGTCGCCTCCCGCGTCGAGGGGCTCCCGCTTGAACGGGTTCTCGGCTGGGTCGAGTTCGCTGGCCTGAGGCTCGCGGTGGATCCCGGGGTGTTCGTGCCGCGCCGCCGCACCGAGCTGCTCGTGCGCTGCGCCACGGAGCTCGGCCTGGCCGGCCGCACCGTGGTCGACCTGTGCTGCGGCACGGGCGCGGTGGGCGCCGCGCTGCTCGCCGCCGAGCCGACCGTCGCCGTGTTCGCGACCGACATCGACCCGGCCGCCGTGCGCAACGCGCGGCGCAACCTCCCGCCCGAGTCGGTGTTCGAGGGCGACCTCTTCGCACCGTTGCCCGGCCGGCTGCGCGGCCGGGTCGACCTCGTCGTCGCCAACGCGCCCTACGTCCCGACCGACGCCATCGCGATGATGCCGCGCGAGGCACGACTGTTCGAGGCGCTCGTCGCGCTCGACGGCGGTATCGACGGCCTCGACCTGCACCGCCGCATCACCGCTGAGGCCGCGGAGTGGCTCGCGCCCGGCGGACGGCTGATTATCGAGTCGAGCGAGCGGCAGGCGGCCTCGACCGTCAGGGTCGCACGAGCGGCCGGGTTGAGCGCGCGGGTCAGACGCTCTGACGAGCTCGACGGGACGGCGGTGGTCTGCACGCTCGGCCGTCGCGACACGACTAGAGGCGCTTGA
- the cls gene encoding cardiolipin synthase, giving the protein MDGVLATNLVWIIAVLVDFAIRVAAIIVIPRDRKPSSAMAWLLAIFFIPFIGIFLFLLIGSPKLPRKRRERQKEIDGLIDERSNEMAPVVRPDDWPEWFGPVVTMNRALGRVPIVGGNTAVVIEDYERSIAEMAGAIREATTFVHIEFYIVSFDATTAGFFSAMEAAVRRGVSVRVLLDHVASVRAVGNTQTIAELDRIGVRWSYMLPVQPLKGKYQRPDLRNHRKLVVVDGDVAFMGSQNLIDRSYNAPKNLKRGLMWQELMTRVTGPVVSGINAIFLSDWYSETDELIMHEHVRVADVVADTSDAAVDCQVVPSGPGYDSENNLRLFLALVHSARERAIVTSPYFVPDEAMMYALTSACQRGLEVQLFVSEIGDQGPVFHAQRSYYRELLAAGVRIFMYPAPYILHAKHLSIDDSVAVIGSSNMDIRSFALDLEISLVVHGESFVRQMRRVEADYRAVSRELTLDEWAKEPRGSMVLDGVARLTSALQ; this is encoded by the coding sequence GTGGATGGAGTGCTGGCGACGAATCTCGTGTGGATCATCGCCGTGCTCGTCGATTTTGCGATCCGGGTCGCCGCCATCATCGTCATCCCGCGCGATCGGAAACCCAGTTCGGCCATGGCGTGGCTCCTCGCGATTTTCTTCATCCCGTTCATCGGGATCTTCCTGTTCCTGCTCATCGGTAGCCCGAAGCTCCCGCGGAAGAGACGCGAGAGACAGAAAGAAATCGACGGGCTCATCGATGAGCGCAGCAACGAGATGGCGCCCGTGGTTCGACCAGACGACTGGCCGGAGTGGTTCGGACCCGTCGTCACCATGAATCGTGCGCTCGGCCGAGTACCGATTGTCGGCGGCAATACGGCCGTGGTCATCGAAGACTATGAGCGGTCGATCGCAGAGATGGCGGGGGCCATACGCGAAGCGACCACCTTCGTGCACATCGAGTTCTACATCGTGTCGTTCGACGCGACGACAGCCGGGTTCTTCTCGGCGATGGAGGCGGCCGTTCGCCGCGGTGTCTCCGTGCGAGTGTTGCTCGACCACGTGGCATCCGTCAGGGCGGTCGGCAACACGCAGACGATCGCCGAACTCGACCGCATCGGCGTGAGGTGGAGCTACATGCTGCCAGTGCAGCCGTTGAAAGGCAAATACCAGCGGCCCGACCTGCGCAATCATCGCAAGCTCGTCGTCGTGGACGGCGACGTCGCGTTTATGGGCTCGCAGAACCTGATCGACCGCAGCTATAACGCCCCAAAGAACCTCAAGCGCGGCCTCATGTGGCAGGAACTCATGACCAGGGTCACCGGCCCGGTCGTGAGCGGGATCAACGCGATCTTCCTCTCCGACTGGTACAGCGAGACCGACGAGTTGATCATGCACGAGCACGTGCGGGTCGCGGACGTCGTCGCCGACACGTCTGATGCTGCCGTCGACTGCCAGGTCGTGCCGAGCGGCCCGGGCTACGACAGCGAGAACAATCTCCGACTGTTTCTCGCGCTGGTCCATTCCGCACGGGAGCGCGCGATCGTCACGAGCCCCTACTTCGTGCCGGACGAGGCGATGATGTACGCGCTCACCTCGGCCTGCCAGCGGGGCCTCGAGGTGCAGCTGTTCGTGTCAGAAATCGGCGATCAGGGACCGGTCTTCCACGCTCAGCGGTCGTACTACCGAGAGCTGCTCGCTGCGGGAGTGCGCATCTTCATGTACCCGGCGCCCTACATCCTGCACGCGAAACACCTCTCTATCGACGACTCGGTCGCCGTGATCGGATCGAGCAACATGGACATCCGCTCGTTCGCTCTCGACCTCGAGATCTCACTCGTCGTACACGGCGAGTCGTTCGTGCGACAGATGCGCAGGGTCGAGGCGGACTACCGTGCCGTGAGCCGCGAACTCACACTCGACGAATGGGCCAAGGAGCCGCGCGGTTCGATGGTGCTCGACGGCGTCGCCCGACTGACCTCCGCCCTGCAGTGA
- a CDS encoding ion channel, translating into MTELPTPAPARGTSLGGYVVVLLLVAVSYALCAAQVTSNTSSVAFLVQLATVAVILRVARVNERARRVGWVVLAVAGAAAILVWATGAQGRVLDIVLSAASAFAYLIAPAAVIAHQVRRRRVDGQSLLAAVVAYVLVGMFFAFLYNVVSLATGVPMFGESADDSLTSQLFFSFTTLTTTGYGNLIPVGAVGQTVAIAEAITGQLFLVIAVARVVAGWERPSQ; encoded by the coding sequence ATGACCGAGCTACCGACGCCGGCACCGGCGAGGGGCACGTCGTTGGGTGGCTACGTTGTTGTGCTGCTTCTCGTCGCGGTGTCGTATGCCCTGTGCGCGGCGCAGGTGACGTCGAATACGAGTTCGGTCGCCTTCCTGGTGCAGCTCGCGACGGTCGCGGTGATCTTGCGGGTGGCACGGGTCAACGAGCGGGCGCGCCGGGTGGGATGGGTGGTGCTGGCCGTCGCCGGGGCGGCCGCCATCCTCGTGTGGGCAACCGGCGCGCAGGGCCGCGTGCTCGACATAGTCCTCTCCGCGGCATCCGCATTCGCCTATTTGATCGCCCCGGCGGCGGTCATCGCGCATCAGGTGCGGCGTCGGCGCGTCGACGGGCAAAGCCTGCTCGCCGCGGTCGTGGCCTACGTGCTGGTGGGCATGTTCTTCGCATTCCTCTACAACGTTGTGTCGCTCGCGACGGGTGTACCGATGTTCGGTGAGAGTGCGGATGATTCGTTGACGAGTCAGCTCTTCTTCTCGTTCACCACCCTGACGACAACCGGCTACGGAAATCTCATACCGGTGGGCGCGGTCGGCCAGACCGTCGCAATAGCCGAAGCGATAACCGGACAGCTCTTTCTGGTCATCGCGGTGGCGCGGGTCGTGGCGGGCTGGGAACGCCCGAGCCAGTGA
- a CDS encoding GNAT family N-acetyltransferase has protein sequence MTFTIRSTRADDWREVKALRIEMLADTPNAFGETLAQALGNSESEWRTRAARGENPAGAQLVAIADDGRWIGTMGAYVTARSEALLVGVYVTPAYRGIESGVTDALLSAVEEWCRPRFVTLTLHVHEQNPRARAAYERRGFEYTGQRMPYVLDSAEFELAMVKRL, from the coding sequence ATGACCTTCACCATCCGCAGCACCCGCGCCGACGACTGGCGCGAGGTGAAGGCCCTGCGCATCGAGATGCTCGCCGACACCCCGAATGCCTTCGGCGAGACGCTCGCGCAGGCGCTCGGCAATTCCGAGAGCGAATGGCGCACCCGGGCCGCCCGCGGCGAGAACCCGGCGGGTGCGCAGCTGGTGGCGATCGCCGACGACGGACGCTGGATCGGCACAATGGGCGCGTACGTCACCGCCCGATCCGAGGCGTTGCTCGTCGGCGTGTACGTGACGCCCGCCTACCGGGGGATCGAGAGCGGGGTGACGGATGCCCTGCTGTCCGCCGTCGAAGAATGGTGCCGACCGCGCTTCGTCACCCTGACCCTGCACGTGCACGAGCAGAATCCGCGTGCGCGCGCGGCCTACGAGCGGCGTGGCTTCGAGTACACCGGACAGCGCATGCCCTACGTGTTGGACTCCGCGGAGTTCGAACTGGCGATGGTCAAGCGCCTCTAG
- a CDS encoding EAL domain-containing protein, with amino-acid sequence MSDLHGAVTRGEIVALFQPQIDVHTRQIVAVEALARWNHPELGSVPPDIFIPIAEEHDLINEIGDFMIDEGCRLAAEWQALGRSIDVAVNVSAAQLLDLEFLDRVQANLQRHSLSPECIIVEVTESLPIADVPEVNERLIELRALGLGISVDDFGTGHSSLDRLLVLPATELKIDQSLIRGLHTAPAVLRDAVRTAHDFGLRVVAEGVETEEHFERCIELGCDRAQGFLFSRPTTEAEIAQLLTVS; translated from the coding sequence GTGTCCGACCTTCACGGCGCGGTGACCCGCGGTGAAATCGTAGCCCTCTTCCAGCCGCAGATCGACGTGCACACCCGTCAGATCGTCGCCGTCGAAGCTCTCGCCCGCTGGAACCACCCCGAACTCGGTTCGGTACCGCCCGACATCTTCATCCCGATCGCCGAGGAACACGACCTCATCAACGAGATCGGCGACTTCATGATCGACGAGGGTTGCCGCCTGGCGGCGGAATGGCAGGCTCTGGGCCGCAGCATCGACGTCGCGGTCAACGTCTCCGCGGCCCAGTTGCTCGATCTGGAGTTCCTCGACCGCGTTCAGGCCAACCTGCAGCGCCACTCGCTCTCACCCGAGTGCATCATCGTCGAGGTCACCGAATCGCTGCCGATCGCCGACGTGCCCGAGGTGAACGAGCGGCTCATCGAGCTGCGCGCTCTCGGGCTGGGTATCTCCGTCGACGACTTCGGAACCGGACATTCGTCGCTCGACCGACTGCTCGTGCTGCCGGCGACCGAGCTGAAGATCGACCAGTCGCTGATCCGCGGGCTGCACACCGCCCCCGCCGTCCTGCGCGACGCGGTCAGGACCGCCCACGACTTCGGACTCCGGGTCGTCGCCGAGGGCGTCGAGACCGAGGAACACTTCGAACGCTGCATCGAACTCGGGTGCGACCGCGCCCAGGGTTTCCTGTTCAGCCGCCCCACCACCGAAGCCGAGATCGCGCAGCTGCTCACCGTCTCGTAG
- a CDS encoding CsbD family protein, with protein sequence MSAGDKIQNAAEKAAGKAKEALGNATNDHDTAQEGRNDQTKASAKQAGENIKDVFK encoded by the coding sequence ATGAGTGCTGGAGACAAGATTCAGAACGCCGCCGAGAAGGCAGCCGGCAAGGCCAAGGAAGCCCTCGGCAACGCGACGAACGACCACGACACCGCCCAGGAGGGTCGCAACGACCAGACCAAGGCGAGCGCCAAGCAGGCCGGCGAGAACATCAAGGACGTCTTCAAGTAA
- a CDS encoding ArsR/SmtB family transcription factor, whose amino-acid sequence MTTMLPRPATDGTTCCATVTGGALDVDQAERMAHVFKALGDPTRVRLLSLIAASVDGEACICDLTEPVGLSQPTVSHHMSKLVAAGLATRERRGKWAYYRVVPEALDSSARALLSS is encoded by the coding sequence ATGACCACGATGCTCCCCCGCCCCGCGACCGACGGCACAACGTGCTGTGCCACCGTCACCGGAGGAGCGCTCGACGTCGACCAGGCCGAACGCATGGCCCACGTCTTCAAGGCCCTCGGCGATCCCACACGCGTGCGACTGCTCTCGCTCATCGCCGCGAGCGTCGACGGCGAGGCCTGCATCTGCGATCTCACCGAGCCCGTCGGGCTGTCCCAGCCCACGGTGTCCCATCACATGAGCAAGCTCGTCGCCGCCGGCCTCGCCACTCGCGAGCGGCGCGGTAAATGGGCCTACTACCGTGTCGTGCCGGAAGCACTCGACTCGAGCGCGCGAGCGCTGCTCTCGTCGTGA
- a CDS encoding DUF7882 family protein has translation MGYLKYNSEEFEFDDRTATHLQIAISAKLRRAEHFFLTWEIHHKQGSGRHSIWIDNGVPLHFFYSGSRAASVNRTWLDQLMLTAATPLGMQVGEEPAEKPAVPEED, from the coding sequence GTGGGTTACCTGAAATACAACAGCGAAGAGTTCGAGTTCGACGACCGAACTGCGACTCACCTGCAGATCGCGATCAGTGCGAAGCTCCGGCGCGCCGAGCACTTCTTCCTCACCTGGGAAATCCACCACAAACAGGGCAGCGGTCGTCACTCGATCTGGATCGACAACGGCGTGCCCCTGCACTTCTTCTACTCTGGTTCGCGTGCCGCCAGCGTGAACCGCACCTGGCTCGACCAGTTGATGCTCACTGCGGCCACACCCCTCGGCATGCAGGTCGGCGAGGAGCCGGCGGAGAAGCCGGCGGTCCCCGAAGAAGACTGA
- a CDS encoding NAD(P)-binding domain-containing protein: MNELPVVVIGAGPQGLAAAAHLVERGLTPVVLEAGTRPAAAVAEWSHVRLFSDWSELVDAAAVRLLEPTGWVAPEKGYPTGGQWISHYLAPLAAALGDRVVYGSRVTGVGRAGRDRLVDAGRGEQPFTVHVTDAAGVESRVAASAVIDASGTWAQPGPAGADGLPALGERAASEFVSYRIPDLSSPAPFAGTHSVVVGSGHSAATAVNELARIAKDHPGTRITWVLRRGTVGNTFGGGDADELPARGALGVRARAAVEAGTVDLVTGFRVESITATSDGAMLASEDGRELAVAGRVLVLTGFRPDLSFLSELRLELDSTLQAPVRIAANVDPNLHSCGSVRATGASDLAQPEKNFYLVGAKSYGRAPTFLALTGYEQVRSVVAALAGDHDAAARSDLVLPDTGVCGGSGAFDEGGDGGACCAPVLHQIGRAPTSV; the protein is encoded by the coding sequence ATGAACGAACTGCCCGTCGTCGTTATCGGGGCCGGACCGCAGGGGCTCGCCGCGGCTGCCCACCTGGTCGAGCGCGGGCTGACGCCCGTGGTGCTCGAGGCCGGTACCCGCCCGGCTGCCGCCGTGGCGGAGTGGTCCCACGTGCGCCTGTTCTCCGACTGGAGCGAGCTCGTCGACGCGGCCGCGGTCCGCCTGCTCGAGCCGACCGGCTGGGTGGCTCCGGAGAAGGGGTACCCGACCGGCGGCCAGTGGATCTCGCACTACCTCGCGCCACTCGCGGCCGCCCTGGGCGACCGGGTGGTCTACGGCTCGCGGGTGACCGGGGTGGGGCGGGCCGGGCGTGACCGCCTCGTCGACGCGGGCCGCGGGGAGCAGCCGTTCACCGTGCACGTGACCGACGCGGCGGGCGTCGAATCGCGCGTCGCCGCGAGCGCCGTCATCGACGCGTCGGGCACCTGGGCGCAACCCGGCCCGGCAGGTGCCGACGGGCTACCCGCCCTGGGTGAGCGCGCGGCATCCGAATTCGTCTCCTACCGCATCCCCGACCTTTCGTCCCCTGCTCCGTTCGCGGGCACGCACTCCGTCGTCGTCGGCAGCGGACACTCCGCCGCCACGGCGGTCAACGAACTCGCCCGCATCGCGAAGGACCACCCGGGTACGCGCATCACCTGGGTGCTGCGGCGCGGGACCGTCGGCAACACCTTCGGCGGAGGCGACGCCGACGAGCTCCCCGCCCGTGGCGCGCTCGGCGTCCGCGCCAGGGCGGCCGTCGAGGCCGGAACGGTCGACCTCGTCACCGGCTTCCGGGTCGAGTCCATCACCGCGACGTCAGACGGTGCCATGCTCGCCTCCGAAGACGGGCGCGAGCTTGCCGTCGCCGGCCGGGTGCTCGTGCTCACCGGCTTCCGCCCCGACCTCTCGTTCCTGTCGGAACTGCGCCTCGAGCTCGATTCGACGCTGCAGGCGCCGGTTCGCATCGCGGCCAACGTCGATCCGAACCTTCACAGTTGCGGCTCGGTGCGGGCCACCGGCGCGAGCGACCTGGCCCAGCCGGAGAAGAACTTCTACCTTGTGGGCGCCAAATCCTACGGGCGGGCGCCGACCTTCCTCGCCCTCACCGGGTACGAGCAGGTGCGCAGCGTCGTCGCGGCGCTCGCCGGAGACCACGACGCTGCGGCGCGCTCCGACCTCGTGCTGCCGGACACGGGAGTGTGCGGCGGATCCGGCGCCTTCGATGAGGGCGGCGACGGCGGTGCCTGCTGCGCTCCGGTGCTGCACCAGATCGGGCGAGCCCCGACGTCGGTATAG
- a CDS encoding DUF1269 domain-containing protein, translating to MATLSVWKFDTATGADDAGRTLQALHDRALITVHDAAVVSWAADDKKPKTRSLDESIGALGGAFWGFLLGLIFFVPLLGTAIGLATGALTASLRDVGIDDAFIDRVRESVTPGTSALFVLSSDAVTDEVRKAFAGTEMELIETNLSADDERALREAFVG from the coding sequence ATGGCCACCCTTTCTGTCTGGAAGTTCGACACGGCGACGGGCGCCGACGACGCGGGTCGGACGCTTCAGGCGCTCCACGACCGCGCACTCATCACGGTTCACGACGCGGCAGTCGTGTCGTGGGCCGCCGACGACAAGAAACCCAAGACGCGCAGCCTCGACGAGTCGATCGGCGCTCTCGGCGGGGCGTTCTGGGGGTTTCTGCTCGGCCTGATCTTCTTCGTTCCCCTGCTCGGAACCGCGATCGGTCTGGCGACGGGGGCCCTCACCGCGTCTCTTCGGGACGTCGGGATCGACGACGCCTTCATCGACCGGGTGAGGGAATCGGTGACCCCGGGCACATCGGCGCTCTTCGTGCTCTCCAGTGACGCGGTTACCGATGAGGTGCGCAAGGCGTTCGCCGGCACCGAGATGGAACTGATCGAGACGAACCTGAGCGCGGACGACGAGCGGGCGCTGCGCGAGGCCTTCGTCGGCTGA
- a CDS encoding GNAT family N-acetyltransferase — MAAAVSFRQSGDADAAWIADLRAEVMRPDLERLDIFDPLWVRERFLRGFVPHNTRLIVVDGEAVGSVAVRSEPGEHWIEHFYIATAHQGRGIGGGVLRRVLGERADSRPFRLNVLRGSAARTLYERHGFRFEHADEIDVFMVAP, encoded by the coding sequence ATGGCAGCGGCGGTTTCCTTCAGACAGAGCGGCGATGCGGATGCGGCGTGGATCGCCGACCTCCGGGCCGAGGTGATGCGTCCCGACCTCGAGCGGTTGGACATCTTCGACCCGCTGTGGGTGCGCGAGCGGTTCCTGCGCGGCTTCGTGCCGCACAACACCCGGCTCATCGTCGTCGACGGCGAGGCCGTCGGCTCCGTCGCCGTCCGCTCGGAACCGGGCGAGCACTGGATCGAGCACTTCTACATCGCGACCGCGCACCAGGGCCGCGGCATCGGCGGCGGGGTGCTGCGACGCGTGCTGGGGGAGCGGGCCGACTCGCGTCCGTTCCGGCTCAACGTGCTGCGGGGCAGCGCCGCCCGCACACTCTACGAGCGTCACGGCTTCCGCTTCGAGCACGCCGACGAGATCGACGTGTTTATGGTGGCTCCATGA